A genomic window from Sulfurospirillum multivorans DSM 12446 includes:
- a CDS encoding cache domain-containing protein, with the protein MKEKRFFLSAALMLFFGLVMLFLYDKSIAYEEEATLKKQMDALLLTLHNKIEETTKVSLASSVILAKSPHVVACLNQQEREHCLQYLLEIRNSMAQANIFENARLHLHTKDFKSFMRLWDYSNQTNDDLSTFRHALEKIKQSKQPIHGIEIGRHGMFMRAIAPVFSKSEYIGTIETVVDFKDLNEYFKKDGIELYVLMKNEYQPIANAASYCQKLMLDNYTIVNQEINGLGFIKEINFQGTGYLKRGDYYVLYTPIVDINGEHIGFFVLTWSESLSLASFKG; encoded by the coding sequence ATGAAAGAAAAACGGTTTTTTCTCAGTGCGGCACTGATGCTTTTTTTTGGGCTTGTCATGCTTTTTTTGTACGACAAATCCATTGCGTATGAAGAGGAAGCAACGCTTAAAAAACAGATGGATGCTCTGCTGTTAACCTTGCACAATAAGATTGAAGAGACGACCAAGGTCTCTTTGGCAAGTTCGGTTATTTTGGCGAAAAGCCCGCATGTGGTGGCGTGTTTGAACCAACAAGAAAGAGAGCACTGTTTGCAATACTTGCTTGAAATCAGAAACAGTATGGCACAAGCCAACATCTTTGAGAATGCACGCCTGCATCTGCATACCAAGGATTTTAAAAGTTTTATGCGCTTATGGGATTACAGCAATCAGACCAATGATGATCTTAGCACATTTCGTCATGCGTTAGAGAAGATCAAACAGAGTAAACAGCCGATTCATGGCATTGAGATTGGAAGACATGGCATGTTTATGCGTGCGATTGCTCCGGTTTTTAGCAAAAGTGAGTATATCGGAACGATTGAAACCGTGGTAGATTTTAAAGACCTGAATGAGTACTTTAAAAAAGATGGTATTGAGCTTTATGTGTTGATGAAAAATGAGTACCAACCTATCGCCAATGCGGCAAGCTACTGTCAAAAACTGATGCTCGATAATTACACCATTGTCAATCAAGAAATCAATGGTTTGGGGTTCATTAAAGAGATCAATTTTCAAGGCACGGGGTATCTTAAACGCGGCGATTATTATGTGCTGTATACCCCAATTGTGGACATTAACGGGGAGCATATTGGTTTCTTTGTACTGACTTGGAGTGAGAGTCTCTCCCTCGCATCCTTTAAAGGATGA
- a CDS encoding response regulator transcription factor, with protein sequence MKILLLEDDYNYNESIKEYLELLGYEVDAFFDGESALDAIMEKCYYLFLLDVKVPKLNGHELIKYIKEANITTPIIIMTSLVDIDNIEIGYQLGCNDYLKKPFELKELELRVRELIKKHYQTSSDGEFRLSCGFVFNFETGELKNEEKTVSLTSKELDLVRFLIRRKNTFCDIELIRENVWEGKEISYADIRMYIRKIRLKVGEDEFIKSSRGLGYRIDVIA encoded by the coding sequence ATGAAGATTTTACTGTTGGAAGATGACTACAACTACAATGAGAGCATTAAAGAATATTTGGAGCTCTTAGGGTACGAAGTCGATGCCTTTTTTGATGGAGAGAGTGCGCTGGATGCGATTATGGAAAAGTGCTATTATCTCTTTTTACTCGATGTCAAAGTGCCCAAACTCAATGGACACGAGCTGATCAAATACATCAAAGAGGCGAACATCACGACGCCGATTATCATCATGACATCCTTGGTCGATATTGACAACATCGAAATTGGGTATCAGCTTGGGTGCAATGATTACCTCAAGAAACCTTTTGAGCTCAAAGAGTTGGAGCTTCGAGTACGTGAGCTCATTAAAAAGCACTATCAAACGAGCAGTGATGGCGAGTTTCGCCTCAGTTGCGGTTTTGTCTTTAATTTTGAAACGGGTGAGCTTAAAAACGAGGAAAAAACCGTTTCACTCACCTCAAAAGAACTTGATTTGGTGCGTTTTTTGATTCGACGTAAAAACACCTTTTGCGACATTGAGTTGATTCGTGAAAATGTGTGGGAAGGCAAAGAGATCAGCTACGCGGATATTCGCATGTACATCAGAAAAATCAGGCTTAAAGTGGGTGAAGATGAGTTTATCAAATCCTCCCGTGGTTTAGGATACCGCATCGATGTTATCGCTTAA
- a CDS encoding sensor histidine kinase, with protein sequence MLSLNPFRSVLIYTLIVMALFCVPSYFAIQSTIMEEKYKATQEILEWVDAHEKSIFEKEHFEIPRSVRFHINIYDTSHQLLYRGIQESLMDLDFKVHVIYPFLYFQKKIQHKNELLYLVVELQLNYAKIIFITTMLFFIVLFLIYLMSNVFIHSSIYPYKKMQRYMNDFFNDSMHELKTPLGVININVELLSSYVNSTKHLQRIKAATKQMQMTYEDVEYYIKHKKVIYNKERMNLSEYLNQRIAFFEDIAVSKSIDLEHSVAPDMMIYMSKVELQRIIDNTLSNAIKYSFFQGKVEIKLLLKDEEHCVLSFHDYGQGIKDLYKVFQRFEREDSVQGGFGLGLNIVQNICNKSDIDISIESYENKGSCFTYIFRLDKKKLLDSVDDGTLKGEK encoded by the coding sequence ATGTTATCGCTTAACCCCTTTCGTTCGGTCTTAATCTATACGCTGATCGTGATGGCACTTTTTTGCGTGCCCAGTTACTTTGCGATTCAAAGTACGATCATGGAAGAGAAATACAAAGCAACGCAGGAGATTTTGGAGTGGGTGGATGCCCACGAGAAGAGCATTTTTGAAAAAGAGCACTTTGAAATTCCACGAAGCGTGCGCTTTCATATCAACATCTACGATACCTCTCACCAACTTCTGTACCGAGGTATCCAAGAATCTTTGATGGATCTTGATTTTAAAGTGCATGTGATTTATCCGTTTTTATATTTTCAAAAAAAGATTCAACACAAGAATGAGCTTTTATACCTTGTGGTGGAGTTGCAACTCAATTATGCCAAGATTATTTTTATTACGACGATGCTCTTTTTTATCGTGCTTTTTTTGATCTATTTGATGAGCAACGTTTTTATTCACTCCAGCATTTATCCCTATAAAAAGATGCAGCGTTATATGAACGACTTTTTTAATGACTCGATGCATGAGCTCAAAACGCCTTTGGGTGTCATCAACATCAACGTTGAACTGCTTTCAAGTTATGTGAACTCCACTAAGCATCTTCAGCGCATTAAAGCCGCCACCAAACAGATGCAGATGACCTATGAAGATGTGGAATACTACATCAAACATAAAAAAGTGATCTACAACAAAGAGAGGATGAATCTCTCCGAGTATCTAAACCAACGCATCGCATTTTTTGAAGATATTGCTGTTTCAAAGTCCATTGATTTGGAGCACAGCGTAGCGCCTGATATGATGATCTATATGAGTAAAGTGGAACTGCAACGCATCATCGACAACACTCTCTCCAATGCGATCAAATACTCCTTTTTTCAAGGCAAAGTGGAGATAAAACTTCTGCTTAAAGATGAAGAGCATTGTGTTCTTAGTTTTCACGATTACGGTCAAGGCATAAAAGATCTCTACAAAGTATTTCAGCGCTTTGAACGGGAGGATTCGGTGCAAGGTGGATTTGGTTTGGGACTTAATATCGTTCAAAATATTTGCAATAAAAGTGACATTGACATCAGCATCGAATCGTATGAAAACAAGGGTTCATGCTTTACGTATATCTTTAGGCTTGATAAAAAGAAGCTCTTAGACAGCGTCGATGATGGAACACTAAAGGGTGAAAAATGA